AATGGTATTAAGAGAGAGACACAGCAAAGGTTTGATTTAAAGGGTACTAAGGCCGCAGTGGATCGTAATGGCGATGTATTGACGGTCACAGCCGATAACGACCTCCAACTTCGCCAAGTACAAGAATTACTCTATACCTATTTTGCACGTAGAGACGTTGATAGCAAAGCTCTTGATTTCAAGCCTACTGAGCGGGCATCGGGAGATACCCTTAGGCAGACGGTTGGAATTAAGCAAGGGATTGATGGTGACTCGGGTCGTAAAATTATTAAAGCTATAAAAGCTACAAAATTAAAAGTGCAAGTATCTTTGCAAGGTGATGAACTACGAGTTACGGGTAAGAAACGTGATGACCTCCAAGAGGCGATAACTTACGTAAAATCGATGGAAAACGATCTTCCTTTACAGTATGTAAATTTCCGAGATTAGGATTGGCTGGGGATGATGGATTCGAACCATCGTTACCTGATTCAGAGTCAGGCGTCCTACCACTAGACGAATCCCCATTGAAGGTCACAGACTGGAGATATTATAGGCACTCTTTTGCTTTATGTATTCTTTCGATACAACGCTGTTTTCCTAATGCGTGAATAGTATCAAACAATGGTGGTGCCGCCGTTCTTCCGGTGATGGCAACTCTGATGCTCCCAAATAATTGCCCAGTTTTAATCTCTAATGTTTGGGCTAATAGCCTGAAAGCATTTTCTAGTGTTTCAATATCCCAGTTATCTGCGTTGTTTATCAAATCATAAGCAGCATTTAACGCTGTTTTAGTCGAAACTAAATCCATTCCTTTCTGGATAAGTTGATTCTTATCGTAACCCAAATCGTCATTGAAGAAGAAAGAGAATAATTCAGGGGCTTCAGATAGCACTTTCAATCGTTCACGCTCGAGTGGAACAATCGATTCTAGGTATTCAATATTGACTGCTTTGTAAAAGGAGCTGTTTTTGCTACTTCCGTCTATCAACCAAGGAAGCACTGCTTGCGCTAAATCCTGATTATTAAGTTGCCTTATGTATTGACCATTAAACCAATCTAATTTCTCGTGATTAAATACAGACGGGCTGGCAAGGATCCTATCTATGGAGAAATGTTGTATTAGATCATTAATTGAAAATATTTCGGTAGAATCGTCCAATGACCACCCTAGTAATGCGAGAAAATTGACCATTGCTTCTGGAAGATAGCCAGTATCACGAAATTGCAAAACTGAGGTAGCTCCATGACGCTTACTTAATTTGGATCTGTCAGGGCCTAAGATTATTGGGAGGTGTACAAGGCAAGGCATTTCATAACCAAATGCTTTATACAATTCTTGATGGCGTGGCGCACTGGGTAGCCATTCTTCCGCCCTCATTACATGACTAATTTCCATTAGATGATCATCTACGATATTTGCTAAGTGGTAAGTCGGAAATCCGTCGGATTTCATTAGAATGAAATCGTCTAATAAATTAGCTTCGAAACTCACACCTCCACGAACGTAATCACTAACAGTGATGGTTCCGCTATAGGGCATTTTAAACCTGATTACAGGGGGATTAGCGCTCTCATTTATTTTATCTCCCCCCTTTTGACGACAATGCCTGTCATAGCCTGGTCGTTGGCCCTTGGACTGTTGCATAGTTCGCATTTCAGCTAGGCGTTCCGAACTGCAGTAGCAGTAATAGGCCTTATCTTGCTGAATCAACCAATCTGCATGCTCACGGTAGATGTGTAAGCGTTGGGATTGCACATAAGGACCAAAACCACCATCTTTTTCTGGGCCTTCATCCCAGTCGAGTCCTAGCCACTCCAGAGCATTTAATATCGAATCTAAAGCACCTGGCACTAGCCTCCCTTGATCAGTGTCTTCAATCCTTACGATGAATTTCCCATTCATGCTGCGGGCAAAGAGCCAATTGAATAGAGCGGATCTAATATTTCCTACGTGAGGTTCTCCGGTTGGGCTGGGTGCGTAGCGTACACGAACGGTCATAAGGTTTTTTCACCATAATTATCTAGTAAAAAGTATATTGGTTGATTCTGTATACTGCTGTTAGGATAAGCCATGCAAAGAAAATCGGG
The nucleotide sequence above comes from Dehalococcoidia bacterium. Encoded proteins:
- the gltX gene encoding glutamate--tRNA ligase; this encodes MTVRVRYAPSPTGEPHVGNIRSALFNWLFARSMNGKFIVRIEDTDQGRLVPGALDSILNALEWLGLDWDEGPEKDGGFGPYVQSQRLHIYREHADWLIQQDKAYYCYCSSERLAEMRTMQQSKGQRPGYDRHCRQKGGDKINESANPPVIRFKMPYSGTITVSDYVRGGVSFEANLLDDFILMKSDGFPTYHLANIVDDHLMEISHVMRAEEWLPSAPRHQELYKAFGYEMPCLVHLPIILGPDRSKLSKRHGATSVLQFRDTGYLPEAMVNFLALLGWSLDDSTEIFSINDLIQHFSIDRILASPSVFNHEKLDWFNGQYIRQLNNQDLAQAVLPWLIDGSSKNSSFYKAVNIEYLESIVPLERERLKVLSEAPELFSFFFNDDLGYDKNQLIQKGMDLVSTKTALNAAYDLINNADNWDIETLENAFRLLAQTLEIKTGQLFGSIRVAITGRTAAPPLFDTIHALGKQRCIERIHKAKECL
- a CDS encoding YajQ family cyclic di-GMP-binding protein, with the protein product MPSFDIVSKIDMSEVDNALNGIKRETQQRFDLKGTKAAVDRNGDVLTVTADNDLQLRQVQELLYTYFARRDVDSKALDFKPTERASGDTLRQTVGIKQGIDGDSGRKIIKAIKATKLKVQVSLQGDELRVTGKKRDDLQEAITYVKSMENDLPLQYVNFRD